A window of Corythoichthys intestinalis isolate RoL2023-P3 chromosome 14, ASM3026506v1, whole genome shotgun sequence contains these coding sequences:
- the LOC130929978 gene encoding CYFIP-related Rac1 interactor B-like, with protein MGNLIRVLSRDIDNNAGNFFLDFESAEASQSEKELWEKVDEVLTEAQVILEQLQAYTGAGEEIRLAIQSPGAEGVQERAWAAVLPLVTKLKRFYQFSHKLESSLRCLLNALTDPEAPATQHLEKKQALARQLALILHFTLRFDELKMTIPAIQNDFSYYRRTISRMRINNLCGDTDAEVNNELANRMSLFYASATPMLKTLSDATSKFVADNPDVPVENTTDCLSTMASVCKVMLETPEYRSRFSNEETLSLCLRVMVGVIILYDHVHPAGAFVKTSNIDMKGCIRLLREQPASSVEGLLDALRYTTKHLNDEATPKHIRNMLSNN; from the exons ATGGGGAACTTGATCAGGGTTCTGAGCAGAGACATCGACAACAACGCGGGAAACTTCTTCTTGGACTTTGAGA GCGCTGAGGCGTCGCAGTCGGAGAAGGAACTCTGGGAGAAGGTGGACGAGGTGCTTACGGAGGCTCAGGTCATTCTGGAGCAGCTACAGGCCTACACAGGCGCCGGAGAGGAGATCCGACTGGCCATCCAGAGTCCCGGCGCCGAAGGCGTTCAAGAGAGGGCGTGGGCTGCCGTTCTTCCGCTGGTGACCAAACTCAAACGCTTCTACCAGTTTTCGCACAAGCTCG AAAGCAGTCTGAGGTGCCTGCTGAACGCGCTGACGGATCCGGAAGCCCCGGCGACTCAGCATCTGGAGAAGAAGCAGGCGCTGGCCCGCCAGTTGGCGCTCATCCTTCACTTCACGCTGCGTTTCGACGAGCTTAAG ATGACAATCCCGGCCATCCAGAACGACTTCAGTTACTACCGACGCACAATCAGCCGTATGCGCATCAACAACTTGTGT GGCGACACAGACGCCGAGGTGAACAACGAGCTGGCCAATCGCATGTCTCTGTTCTACGCCAGCGCCACGCCTATGTTGAAGACACTCAGCGACGCCACCAGCAAGTTTGTCGCCGAT AATCCCGACGTTCCCGTCGAGAACACCACCGACTGCCTGAGTACCATGGCCAGCGTCTGCAAAGTCATGCTGGAAACACC AGAGTACCGAAGCCGCTTCAGCAACGAGGAGACTTTGTCGCTTTGTCTTCGAGTGATGGTGGGCGTCATCATCCTTTATGACCATGTGCACCCGGCGGGCGCCTTCGTCAAGACCTCCAATATCGAC ATGAAAGGATGCATCAGGTTACTTCGAGAGCAGCCGGCGAGCAGCGTGGAAGGTCTCCTGGATGCGCTCAG GTACACCACCAAGCACCTGAACGATGAGGCCACACCAAAACACATTAGGAACATGCTAAGCAACAACTGA